In one window of Caenimonas aquaedulcis DNA:
- a CDS encoding YceI family protein, with the protein MHKLLSTLLVAALPMGAFATPQTYVIDSQHSFPNFTVNHLGMTTIHGRFDRMTGKIVFDPAAKNGNLEVKVATATISTGDAKRADGARSRDEHLRSPDFFNAAEFPEMTYKSTRLNFSGENLESIEGNLTLLGVTKPMKLTVASFKCGPHPFNKKPMCGAYAEGTLKRSDFGMKFGVPAISDEVKLAIGIEAYPE; encoded by the coding sequence ATGCACAAACTTCTTTCCACCTTGCTTGTCGCCGCTCTGCCCATGGGTGCCTTCGCGACACCGCAGACCTATGTGATCGATTCCCAGCACTCGTTTCCGAATTTCACCGTGAACCACCTGGGGATGACGACCATCCACGGCCGCTTTGACCGGATGACCGGCAAGATCGTCTTCGACCCGGCAGCCAAGAACGGGAACCTCGAAGTCAAGGTCGCGACCGCCACGATATCGACCGGCGACGCCAAGCGTGCAGACGGGGCGCGGTCGCGTGACGAGCACCTGCGCTCGCCCGACTTCTTCAACGCTGCGGAATTTCCCGAGATGACCTACAAATCGACCCGCTTGAATTTCAGCGGCGAGAACCTCGAGAGCATCGAAGGCAACCTGACGCTCCTGGGGGTCACGAAGCCGATGAAATTGACGGTGGCCTCGTTCAAGTGCGGGCCGCATCCCTTCAACAAGAAACCCATGTGCGGTGCTTACGCCGAAGGCACGCTCAAGCGGTCGGACTTCGGCATGAAGTTCGGCGTGCCCGCCATCTCCGATGAGGTCAAGCTGGCCATCGGCATCGAGGCGTACCCGGAATGA
- a CDS encoding MFS transporter, with protein sequence MSLLERRPAVTVFLAFAFAYFFSALLRGVTATLSPTLTREFSLNATELGLLAGGYFLGFAATQLPLGTWLDRHGPKNVILCFLLVAVAGCLAFSAATSFPALMVARILCGVGVSACLMAPLTGYRRWFTAPAQLRANSWMLMTGSFGMVGSTLPVQWMVPVAGWRPVFWLLAGALGLAMALIAWAVPAWPSTPAGKEPHPGGYADVWRHPLFRRMSPIGFFSYGGLLAMQTLWAGPWMVRVSGYDPLQAAQGLFLINVSMLCTFWLWGMLNPWFARRGWSAQLMITWGLPLSFISLATIIIAGPAAGAWAWAAFCITSTFVSLAQPAVGLAFPAELSGRALSAFNLVIFAGVFVIQWGVGLLIDGFGAAGLGETGAFRCALAVFLGCGVMSYGYFVLAKDNSRQ encoded by the coding sequence ATGAGCCTGCTCGAGCGCCGTCCGGCCGTCACGGTATTCCTCGCCTTCGCGTTCGCGTATTTTTTCTCCGCGCTGCTGCGCGGGGTGACGGCGACGCTCTCGCCCACGCTGACGAGGGAGTTCTCGCTCAACGCCACCGAGTTGGGCCTCCTCGCCGGAGGCTACTTTCTCGGGTTCGCGGCCACCCAGCTGCCGCTGGGGACCTGGCTGGATCGGCACGGGCCGAAAAACGTGATCCTTTGCTTCCTCCTGGTGGCGGTCGCCGGCTGCCTCGCGTTCTCGGCCGCAACCAGTTTCCCTGCGCTCATGGTGGCCCGGATCCTGTGCGGGGTAGGCGTCAGCGCCTGCCTGATGGCGCCGCTCACGGGGTATCGCCGCTGGTTCACGGCACCCGCGCAGCTGCGCGCGAACTCATGGATGCTGATGACCGGGTCGTTTGGCATGGTGGGCTCCACCTTGCCCGTGCAGTGGATGGTGCCCGTCGCGGGCTGGCGCCCCGTGTTCTGGCTGCTCGCCGGCGCACTCGGACTGGCGATGGCCCTCATTGCCTGGGCGGTGCCGGCCTGGCCATCGACTCCAGCAGGCAAGGAGCCGCATCCCGGGGGGTACGCCGACGTCTGGCGGCACCCGCTCTTTCGACGCATGAGCCCGATCGGCTTCTTCAGTTACGGCGGCCTGCTTGCGATGCAGACCTTGTGGGCCGGCCCGTGGATGGTGCGCGTGTCGGGCTACGACCCGCTGCAAGCGGCGCAGGGCCTCTTCCTGATCAATGTGAGCATGCTCTGCACGTTCTGGCTGTGGGGCATGCTCAATCCGTGGTTTGCGCGCCGCGGATGGTCGGCGCAACTGATGATCACCTGGGGCCTGCCGCTGAGTTTCATCTCGCTTGCTACGATTATCATAGCTGGACCTGCAGCAGGAGCATGGGCTTGGGCCGCGTTCTGCATCACGTCCACGTTCGTGTCGCTGGCCCAGCCCGCGGTGGGCCTGGCCTTCCCGGCCGAGCTGTCCGGCCGGGCGCTATCGGCCTTCAACCTGGTCATCTTCGCGGGGGTGTTCGTCATCCAGTGGGGCGTGGGCCTCCTGATCGACGGCTTCGGTGCCGCGGGCCTCGGCGAGACCGGCGCCTTTCGCTGCGCATTGGCCGTGTTCCTCGGTTGCGGCGTTATGTCCTATGGGTACTTCGTGCTTGCAAAGGATAATTCCCGCCAATGA
- a CDS encoding TlpA family protein disulfide reductase: protein MKRMLYGAAAAAVLAMGAALYMGTASAAAPQSTFVLLDGSRKSTTDLKGRVTLVNFWATSCVTCVGEMPKVIATYDKYHPKGYDTLAVAMSYDPPSYVVNFTETRKLPFNVAIDNTGDVARAWGDVQLTPTTFLVNKRGEIVKRYVGEPNFAELHQLIEKLLVEG, encoded by the coding sequence ATGAAGCGAATGTTGTATGGCGCCGCGGCAGCGGCCGTGCTGGCAATGGGTGCCGCCCTGTATATGGGGACGGCAAGCGCAGCCGCGCCGCAATCGACTTTCGTGTTGCTGGACGGATCCAGAAAGTCCACGACGGACCTCAAGGGCCGCGTGACGCTCGTGAACTTCTGGGCCACCAGCTGCGTCACCTGCGTGGGCGAGATGCCCAAAGTCATCGCCACCTACGACAAGTACCACCCGAAGGGCTACGACACCCTGGCAGTGGCCATGAGCTACGACCCCCCGAGCTACGTCGTCAACTTCACCGAGACCCGCAAGCTGCCGTTCAATGTCGCCATCGACAACACGGGTGATGTCGCCAGGGCATGGGGCGACGTGCAGCTCACCCCCACGACCTTCCTGGTGAACAAGCGCGGGGAAATCGTCAAGCGTTATGTCGGAGAACCGAATTTCGCCGAACTGCACCAGTTGATCGAGAAACTGCTGGTGGAGGGCTAG
- a CDS encoding PTS sugar transporter subunit IIA, translating into MNAILIIAHAPLAHALRSCALHVFPDCGPQLAAVDVQPNMPPEETLATARISLRQLTQATQVKGVLVLTDIFGATPSNVAQKLVDGVTSRLITGVNLPMLLRAVSYRNEPLEALVSRAVVGGTQGVMQVAITAPQNQARKNHDQDKHDHQQ; encoded by the coding sequence ATGAACGCGATCCTGATCATCGCCCACGCTCCGCTGGCGCACGCACTGCGCAGCTGCGCGCTGCACGTCTTTCCGGACTGCGGGCCGCAGCTCGCGGCGGTCGACGTGCAGCCCAACATGCCGCCCGAGGAAACCCTGGCGACCGCGCGCATCTCCCTGCGCCAGCTGACGCAGGCGACCCAGGTCAAGGGGGTGCTGGTCCTCACGGACATCTTCGGCGCGACGCCGAGCAACGTCGCGCAGAAACTCGTGGACGGTGTGACTTCGCGGCTCATCACCGGCGTGAACCTGCCGATGCTGCTGCGCGCGGTGAGCTATCGCAATGAACCCCTGGAGGCCCTGGTTTCGCGCGCCGTAGTGGGCGGCACCCAGGGTGTGATGCAGGTCGCGATCACCGCGCCGCAGAATCAGGCACGCAAGAACCATGATCAAGACAAGCACGACCATCAACAATAA
- a CDS encoding HPr family phosphocarrier protein has product MIKTSTTINNKLGLHARASAKLTKLAGSYPCDVWISRGDRRVNAKSIMGVMMLAAGIGSEVVIETSGEKEQEAMDALLALIADKFGEGE; this is encoded by the coding sequence ATGATCAAGACAAGCACGACCATCAACAATAAGCTGGGCCTGCACGCCCGCGCGTCCGCCAAGCTCACCAAGCTGGCCGGCAGTTATCCCTGCGACGTGTGGATCAGCCGCGGCGACCGTCGCGTCAATGCCAAGAGCATCATGGGCGTGATGATGCTGGCCGCCGGCATCGGAAGCGAAGTCGTCATCGAGACGAGCGGCGAGAAAGAGCAGGAGGCAATGGATGCCCTGCTCGCCTTGATCGCGGACAAATTCGGCGAGGGCGAATGA
- a CDS encoding c-type cytochrome, with protein MKASHAAIVSIIAMMTATGTMAQFRKPEDAIKYRQSVMFTMGNHFYSRIGAMANGRVPFDAKVAADNADIVVMLSRLPWIAFGPGTEHGITDAKPAIWTEQAKFKDLGEKMQSEVLRLQAASRTGDLDALKSAYRSAANACKSCHDTFTTQ; from the coding sequence ATGAAAGCTTCGCATGCAGCGATCGTATCGATCATCGCGATGATGACGGCAACTGGCACCATGGCGCAATTCCGGAAGCCGGAAGATGCGATCAAGTACCGGCAAAGCGTCATGTTCACCATGGGGAACCACTTCTACTCGCGCATCGGGGCGATGGCCAATGGTCGCGTGCCCTTCGATGCGAAAGTGGCCGCTGACAATGCAGACATTGTCGTGATGCTGTCCAGGTTGCCCTGGATCGCATTCGGGCCCGGAACCGAACACGGCATCACCGATGCAAAACCGGCCATCTGGACGGAGCAGGCCAAGTTCAAGGACCTGGGAGAGAAAATGCAATCCGAAGTGCTGAGACTCCAGGCGGCAAGCCGCACGGGCGATCTCGACGCGCTGAAGTCGGCGTACCGTTCCGCGGCGAATGCATGCAAGTCCTGCCACGATACATTCACTACCCAATAA
- a CDS encoding cytochrome b/b6 domain-containing protein, whose protein sequence is MPDEPLRSIRIWDLPTRLFHWALAVCVVALVVTGKIGGDAMPWHGRLGYATGALLLFRLAWGFVGGYWSRFAAFKPSPGAALRYLRHGGDARATVGHSPIGALSVYAFLLFLGLQVTSGLFSDDQADFTGPLNILVSNRTAKLLTSYHQVGQYILIVLALLHVAAIFYYRFRQGRDLTAAMIHGDKDLPFEVSASADDAKTRWKALGLFALCCVLMGFIVRLGTVAVG, encoded by the coding sequence ATGCCTGACGAGCCACTTCGATCGATCCGCATCTGGGATTTGCCGACACGGCTGTTCCATTGGGCCCTCGCCGTCTGCGTGGTGGCGTTGGTCGTCACAGGAAAAATCGGAGGGGACGCCATGCCTTGGCACGGGCGCCTCGGCTACGCCACCGGGGCCTTGCTCCTATTCAGGCTGGCCTGGGGGTTCGTGGGCGGCTACTGGTCGCGCTTCGCCGCATTCAAGCCGTCGCCTGGCGCGGCCCTGCGGTACCTGCGCCATGGGGGGGACGCGCGAGCGACGGTCGGGCACAGCCCGATCGGCGCGTTGTCTGTCTACGCTTTCCTGCTGTTCCTCGGGCTGCAGGTCACCTCGGGCTTGTTCAGCGATGACCAAGCGGACTTCACCGGCCCGCTGAACATTCTGGTGTCCAATCGCACTGCGAAGCTCCTCACGAGCTACCACCAGGTCGGGCAATACATTCTGATCGTGCTGGCCTTGCTGCACGTGGCGGCCATTTTCTACTACCGATTCAGGCAGGGCCGCGACCTCACGGCGGCGATGATCCATGGAGACAAGGACCTGCCCTTCGAAGTCTCTGCCTCGGCCGACGATGCGAAGACCCGCTGGAAGGCGCTCGGACTGTTCGCCCTGTGCTGCGTGCTGATGGGCTTCATCGTACGCTTGGGCACCGTAGCGGTCGGCTGA
- a CDS encoding peroxiredoxin codes for MIKVGDTIPEATLQEYSEVEGNGCSIGPNPVKTREAAAGKTIAVFALPGAFTPTCSAKHVPGYVEKFDDLKKAGVDEIWCVSVNDAFVMGAWARDQKTNGKVRMLGDGSAEFAKATGLTMDLTGKGMGVRSARYSMLIKDGKVATLNVEAPGKFEVSDAGTMLAQAKG; via the coding sequence ATGATCAAGGTCGGAGACACCATTCCCGAGGCCACCCTGCAGGAATATTCCGAAGTCGAGGGCAACGGCTGCAGCATCGGGCCGAACCCCGTGAAGACGCGGGAAGCGGCCGCCGGCAAGACCATTGCGGTGTTCGCACTACCGGGCGCCTTTACCCCCACCTGTTCGGCCAAGCACGTGCCGGGCTACGTGGAAAAGTTCGACGACCTCAAGAAGGCGGGCGTGGACGAGATCTGGTGCGTGAGCGTCAACGATGCATTCGTCATGGGCGCATGGGCGCGCGACCAGAAGACCAACGGCAAGGTGCGCATGCTCGGCGACGGCAGCGCGGAATTCGCGAAAGCCACCGGCCTGACGATGGACCTCACGGGCAAGGGCATGGGCGTACGCAGCGCGCGCTATTCGATGCTGATCAAGGACGGCAAGGTCGCGACCCTGAACGTCGAAGCGCCCGGCAAGTTCGAAGTGAGCGACGCCGGCACCATGCTGGCCCAGGCGAAGGGCTGA
- a CDS encoding CaiB/BaiF CoA transferase family protein has translation MNSLDGIRVLDLSRVLAGPWCTQTLADLGADVIKIERPGSGDDTRGWGPPFLKDAQGQDTAEAAYYLGTNRNKRSVTCDIAQPDGQQLIRELAAKCDVFVENFKVGDMARYGLDFDSLHAVNPRLVYCSVTGFGQTGPYRERAGYDYAIQGMGGLMSITGERDDLGGGPQKVGVAVADLFTGMYATVAILAALRHVERTGTGQHLDMALLDTQVAMLANLGANYLVSGQVPRRAGNAHQNIVPYQVFEVAPAPDGSKEYIILAVGNDGQFAKFCAVAGQPELAKDPRYAKNQDRVRHRTVLVPLLEGVLRQRSKSDWLSSLEAAKVPCGAINNLAEVFADPHILGRGMITPWAHPLQPDLRLVSSPMKLSGTPVRTDLPPPLLGQHTDEVLAEMLGYSAQRLSALRSQGIT, from the coding sequence ATGAACTCACTCGATGGCATCCGCGTTCTCGACCTCTCGCGCGTCCTCGCGGGTCCCTGGTGCACGCAGACCCTGGCGGACCTGGGCGCCGACGTGATCAAGATCGAACGGCCGGGCAGCGGGGACGACACGCGTGGCTGGGGTCCGCCCTTCCTCAAGGATGCGCAGGGCCAGGACACGGCAGAGGCCGCCTACTACCTCGGGACCAACCGCAACAAGCGAAGCGTCACCTGCGATATCGCCCAGCCGGATGGCCAGCAGCTGATCCGCGAACTCGCCGCGAAGTGCGACGTGTTCGTCGAGAACTTCAAGGTCGGCGACATGGCGCGTTACGGTCTTGACTTCGATTCGCTGCATGCCGTCAATCCCCGCCTGGTCTATTGCAGCGTCACCGGGTTCGGACAGACCGGGCCCTACCGCGAACGCGCGGGCTACGACTACGCAATCCAGGGCATGGGCGGCCTGATGAGCATCACGGGCGAGCGCGATGACCTGGGCGGCGGCCCGCAGAAGGTGGGCGTGGCCGTGGCGGACCTCTTCACCGGGATGTACGCGACAGTCGCCATCCTCGCCGCGCTGCGCCATGTCGAACGCACCGGCACCGGACAGCACCTGGACATGGCGCTGCTGGACACGCAGGTGGCGATGCTGGCGAACCTTGGTGCCAACTACCTCGTCAGCGGCCAGGTTCCGCGGCGTGCGGGCAACGCGCACCAGAACATCGTCCCTTACCAGGTGTTCGAAGTGGCGCCCGCGCCGGACGGGAGCAAGGAATACATCATCCTCGCCGTGGGCAACGACGGGCAGTTCGCCAAGTTCTGTGCCGTCGCGGGGCAGCCAGAGCTCGCGAAGGACCCGCGTTATGCCAAGAACCAGGATCGCGTGCGGCACCGGACCGTGCTCGTCCCCTTGCTCGAAGGCGTCCTGAGGCAGCGCAGCAAGTCCGACTGGCTGTCCTCGCTGGAAGCCGCGAAGGTGCCCTGCGGTGCCATCAACAACCTCGCGGAGGTTTTCGCCGACCCGCACATCCTCGGACGCGGCATGATCACGCCGTGGGCGCATCCGTTGCAGCCGGACCTGCGGCTCGTTTCCAGCCCCATGAAACTCTCCGGGACGCCCGTGCGCACGGACCTGCCGCCACCGCTGCTCGGACAACACACGGACGAAGTGCTGGCCGAAATGCTGGGCTACTCCGCGCAGCGGCTGTCGGCCCTGCGCTCCCAGGGGATCACCTGA
- a CDS encoding GNAT family N-acetyltransferase codes for MQTQQLPQVRLSTPRTPDELHAVREIFREYARGLGVDLCFQNFDAELESLPGDYCAPRGALLTATVDGRLAGCCALRPLDNADYPNAAEMKRLYVRDGYRGLGLGRQLVEATLDAARQAGYACVLLDTLDDMEAARTLYEDLGFEDIPPYYHNPIAGAHYLKATLD; via the coding sequence GTGCAAACGCAGCAGCTTCCGCAGGTACGGCTCTCCACGCCGCGCACCCCCGACGAACTTCATGCCGTGCGCGAGATCTTTCGCGAGTACGCCCGCGGGCTGGGCGTCGATCTTTGCTTCCAGAACTTCGACGCTGAACTCGAAAGCCTGCCGGGCGACTACTGCGCCCCGCGGGGCGCATTGCTGACGGCCACAGTCGACGGCCGGTTGGCTGGCTGCTGCGCGCTGCGTCCGCTGGACAATGCCGACTATCCCAACGCGGCGGAAATGAAGCGGCTCTATGTGCGCGATGGATACAGGGGGCTGGGCCTGGGGCGGCAACTGGTGGAGGCCACGCTCGATGCCGCACGGCAGGCCGGCTACGCCTGCGTGCTGCTCGATACGCTGGATGACATGGAAGCCGCGCGCACACTTTATGAAGACCTGGGGTTCGAAGACATTCCGCCTTACTATCACAACCCCATCGCGGGAGCGCACTACCTGAAGGCCACGCTCGACTAG